The following coding sequences are from one Leucoraja erinacea ecotype New England chromosome 2, Leri_hhj_1, whole genome shotgun sequence window:
- the exosc4 gene encoding exosome complex component RRP41, translating to MAGLELLSDQGYRVDGRKPAELRKIRARMGVFAQADGSAYIEQGNTKALAVVYGPHEIRGGRSKALHDKAAVNCQYSMATFSTGERKRRPHGDRKSTEMTLHLKQTFEAAILTQLYPRSQIDIYVQILQADGGNYCACVNAATLAVVDAGIPMRDYVCACSTGFLEDTPLTDLSYVEESAGGPQVALALLPKSEQIALLEMNSRLHQDHLEKMVDAAVKACRDVYAVLDRVVREHVLEVTSLAGE from the exons ATGGCGGGCTTGGAGCTGCTCTCGGACCAGGGTTACCGGGTGGATGGCAGGAAGCCGGCCGAGCTGAGGAAGATACGGGCCCGCATGGGCGTATTCGCCCAGGCCGACGGCTCCGCTTACATCGAGCAGGGCAACACCAAGGCGCTGGCCGTGGTGTACGGCCCGCatgag ATCCGCGGTGGGCGTAGCAAGGCCCTCCATGACAAGGCTGCAGTCAACTGCCAGTACAGCATGGCCACCTTCAGCACTGGCGAGAGGAAGAGGAGGCCTCATGGTGACCGCAAGTCCACTGAGATGACCCTGCACCTGAAGCAGACCTTTGAGGCTGCCATCTTAACGCAGCTCTACCCGCGCTCCCAGATCGACATCTATGTGCAG ATTCTGCAGGCAGACGGTGGTAACTACTGCGCCTGTGTGAATGCGGCAACGTTGGCGGTGGTGGACGCAGGCATCCCCATGCGTGACTACGTGTGCGCCTGCTCCACGGGCTTTCTGGAGGACACACCGCTGACGGACCTCAGCTATGTGGAGGAGTCGGCGGGAGGGCCGCAGGTGGCCCTGGCTCTGCTGCCCAAGTCCGAGCAGATCGCCCTTCTGGAGATGAACTCCCGCCTGCATCAGGACCACCTGGAGAAGATGGTGGACGCGGCGGTCAAGGCCTGCCGTGACGTCTACGCCGTGCTCGACCGTGTGGTCAGGGAGCACGTGCTGGAGGTCACCTCGCTGGCTGGGGAGTGA